In the Acidovorax sp. A79 genome, one interval contains:
- a CDS encoding deoxyguanosinetriphosphate triphosphohydrolase, with protein MLDKDGALAPNWGRNSDLRPYACDPAVSRGRRYPEAAAPTRTEYQRDRDRIVHSTAFRRLVYKTQVFLNHEGDLFRTRLTHSLEVAQLGRSIARSLRINEDLVEAISLAHDLGHTPFGHAGQDALHGCMAEHGGFEHNLQSLRVVDKLEERYPQYDGLNLTFETREGILKHCSRQHARQLEDEEPDGVGARFLRHEQPSLEAQLCNLADEIAYNAHDIDDGVRSGLITLDQLQDVPLFDEYRAAAESEHPDLAQLPRQRRLLYEAIRRMLSAQVYDVIDTTRTALARHGPASVDGVRQVPALVMFSDGMRERSQVLKRFLFKNLYRHPRVMETTGRAQEVVRDLFAAYTVSPQEMKAAFAEQASADQGPLRARAVADFIAGMTDRFAAREHERLTGRRLLD; from the coding sequence ATGCTCGATAAAGACGGAGCGCTGGCCCCCAATTGGGGGCGCAACTCGGATCTCCGCCCCTATGCCTGCGACCCCGCAGTGAGCCGTGGGCGGCGCTATCCTGAGGCAGCTGCGCCTACGCGGACGGAGTACCAGAGGGATCGGGATCGAATTGTTCACTCCACAGCGTTTCGGCGGCTGGTCTATAAGACGCAGGTTTTTCTTAACCACGAAGGCGACCTGTTCCGTACTCGCCTGACCCACTCGCTGGAAGTAGCCCAACTCGGGCGTTCCATAGCACGTTCACTGCGCATCAATGAGGATTTGGTAGAGGCCATCTCGTTGGCCCATGACCTGGGCCACACGCCCTTCGGGCATGCTGGCCAGGACGCGCTGCATGGCTGCATGGCCGAGCACGGGGGCTTCGAGCACAACCTGCAGAGCTTGCGCGTGGTGGACAAGCTGGAGGAGCGCTATCCACAGTATGACGGGCTGAATCTCACGTTCGAAACGCGGGAAGGGATTCTCAAGCATTGTTCCCGGCAGCACGCCCGGCAGCTGGAAGACGAAGAGCCCGATGGCGTCGGTGCGAGGTTCTTGCGCCACGAACAGCCGAGCCTGGAGGCACAGCTGTGCAATCTGGCAGACGAGATCGCCTACAACGCGCACGATATCGACGACGGTGTGCGCTCGGGGCTGATCACGCTGGACCAGTTGCAGGATGTGCCATTGTTCGACGAGTACCGGGCTGCTGCCGAGTCGGAGCATCCGGACCTCGCCCAGCTGCCACGCCAGCGGCGCCTGCTGTACGAGGCCATACGGCGCATGCTCAGCGCGCAGGTCTATGACGTGATCGACACCACGCGGACGGCGCTCGCACGGCATGGCCCGGCCAGCGTCGATGGAGTTCGCCAAGTCCCCGCGCTGGTGATGTTCAGTGATGGCATGCGGGAGCGCTCCCAGGTTCTCAAGCGGTTTCTTTTCAAGAATCTGTACCGACATCCGCGTGTGATGGAGACCACGGGCCGCGCGCAGGAAGTGGTTCGCGACCTGTTCGCGGCTTACACGGTGTCGCCGCAAGAGATGAAGGCAGCTTTCGCGGAGCAGGCCTCGGCAGACCAGGGCCCGTTGAGGGCACGGGCGGTGGCGGATTTCATTGCGGGCATGACCGACCGATTTGCGGCGCGCGAACATGAGCGCCTTACTGGGCGGCGACTTCTCGACTGA
- a CDS encoding DUF1415 domain-containing protein, producing MTSFPSTATVGSEEPAALFIRDTVQWLERAVIGLNLCPFAKGVHVKGQIHYAVALTGDLATILEVLRSELAALAAIPSEVRDTTLLILPHCLHDFLDFNDFLEEAEAVLEEVGMEGTLQIASFHPQFQFAGTREDDVTNCTNRSPYPTLHLLREESIDRAVEVFPEAETIFERNIEVLQELGMLGWAALSVGPGASLPAPPAVKDTER from the coding sequence ATGACTTCATTCCCTTCCACGGCTACGGTGGGCTCCGAGGAGCCTGCCGCATTGTTCATTCGCGACACGGTCCAGTGGCTCGAGCGGGCGGTGATCGGCCTCAACCTGTGCCCCTTTGCAAAGGGCGTTCACGTGAAGGGGCAGATTCACTACGCGGTAGCGCTGACTGGGGATCTGGCAACGATTCTGGAGGTACTGCGCAGTGAACTTGCCGCCCTGGCGGCTATTCCTTCCGAGGTGCGAGACACCACGCTGCTGATCCTTCCCCATTGCCTCCATGATTTCCTGGATTTCAACGACTTCCTGGAAGAGGCGGAGGCCGTGCTGGAAGAAGTGGGCATGGAAGGCACGCTGCAGATCGCCAGCTTTCACCCGCAGTTCCAGTTTGCGGGTACGCGGGAGGACGATGTGACCAACTGCACCAACCGCTCACCCTATCCCACGTTGCACCTGCTGCGCGAAGAGAGCATCGACCGCGCTGTCGAGGTGTTCCCCGAGGCGGAAACGATCTTCGAGCGGAACATCGAGGTTTTGCAAGAACTAGGCATGTTGGGTTGGGCCGCTCTGAGCGTAGGGCCTGGGGCCTCCCTGCCGGCACCGCCAGCGGTAAAAGATACGGAGCGATGA
- a CDS encoding SAM-dependent methyltransferase, whose product MTKAAKEKAARTHSQAPGSSGSGAGAKAKAAPTGELSELRPGQSVELLKELHILTRDGRLNQDSRRKLKQVYHLFNFIEPLLAELSTTSQGLTLADHGAGKSYLGFILYDLYFKALGRGHIYGVETRAELVEKSRVLAHKLGFQRMSFLNVSVAESTGADELPAHIDVVTALHACDTATDDAIAFGLQKNARAMVLVPCCQAEMAACLRQGKALQLARTPLAELWRHPLHTRELGSQVTNVLRCLYLEASGYQVTVTELVGWEHSMKNELIIARYTGQKKRSASDRLRAILEEFGLDRTLGARFGLKPQAGDTPVAADAVPH is encoded by the coding sequence ATGACGAAAGCCGCGAAAGAGAAAGCTGCCCGCACCCATTCCCAGGCGCCGGGCTCCTCGGGTAGTGGTGCTGGCGCTAAGGCCAAGGCTGCCCCGACCGGGGAACTGTCCGAGCTGCGGCCAGGCCAATCCGTGGAATTGCTCAAGGAACTGCACATCCTCACGCGCGATGGGCGCCTCAATCAAGACTCGCGGCGCAAGCTCAAGCAGGTGTACCACCTGTTCAACTTCATCGAACCACTGCTCGCAGAGCTGTCCACCACCAGCCAGGGGCTCACGCTCGCAGACCATGGCGCGGGCAAGTCGTACCTGGGCTTCATCCTGTATGACCTGTATTTCAAGGCGCTCGGGCGTGGCCATATCTACGGCGTGGAGACGCGCGCCGAGCTCGTGGAAAAGTCGCGTGTGCTGGCGCACAAGCTGGGCTTTCAGCGCATGTCGTTCCTGAATGTGTCCGTGGCGGAATCCACTGGCGCAGATGAATTGCCAGCCCACATCGACGTGGTCACCGCCCTGCATGCCTGTGACACGGCCACCGACGATGCCATCGCCTTCGGCCTGCAGAAAAACGCCCGGGCCATGGTGCTGGTGCCTTGCTGCCAGGCCGAAATGGCCGCCTGCCTGCGCCAGGGCAAGGCCCTGCAGCTGGCGCGCACGCCACTGGCCGAGCTGTGGCGCCATCCGCTGCACACCCGCGAGCTGGGAAGCCAGGTCACCAATGTGCTGCGCTGCCTGTACCTGGAGGCCAGTGGCTACCAGGTCACGGTGACGGAGTTGGTGGGCTGGGAGCACAGCATGAAGAACGAGCTCATCATTGCCCGGTACACAGGCCAGAAAAAGCGCAGCGCCTCGGATCGGCTGCGCGCCATTCTGGAAGAGTTCGGGCTCGACAGGACGCTGGGGGCGCGTTTTGGATTGAAGCCGCAGGCTGGCGATACGCCAGTGGCTGCGGACGCAGTGCCACACTAG
- a CDS encoding transposase, translating to MARLPRLTLPGHLHHLIQRGNNRQSIFIDHEDFESMLLLLADNAQKYGVAVHAYVLMDNHFHLLATPTTVDGLPQMMQAVGRRYVQYFNRRHARTGTLWEGRYRSTVLQPERYLLPCMVYLDLNPVRMGQVVQACDYAWSSHAHWLGLRHDRLLTPHALYWALGNTPFAREAAYAALVQAGIGSQEQAALTSSVVSGWALGDPGFVQELQKNTPRRVTRGQAGRPALHNKSE from the coding sequence ATGGCCCGCCTGCCACGCCTGACCTTGCCCGGTCATCTGCACCACCTCATCCAGCGTGGAAACAACCGCCAAAGCATCTTCATCGACCACGAAGACTTCGAGAGCATGCTATTGCTGCTGGCGGACAACGCTCAGAAATACGGGGTGGCTGTGCATGCCTATGTGCTGATGGACAACCACTTCCATCTGCTGGCAACTCCCACCACCGTCGATGGCTTGCCGCAGATGATGCAGGCGGTGGGGCGGCGCTATGTGCAGTATTTCAACCGTCGCCATGCCCGCACCGGTACGTTGTGGGAGGGGCGCTACCGCTCCACGGTGCTGCAGCCCGAGCGGTACCTGCTTCCGTGCATGGTCTACCTAGATCTGAACCCCGTGCGCATGGGGCAGGTGGTGCAGGCCTGCGACTACGCGTGGTCCAGCCACGCCCATTGGCTGGGCCTGCGCCACGACCGCCTGCTCACGCCCCATGCCCTGTACTGGGCGCTGGGCAACACGCCGTTTGCGCGCGAGGCGGCGTACGCCGCACTGGTTCAGGCGGGCATCGGATCGCAAGAGCAGGCCGCGCTGACGTCATCCGTGGTCAGCGGCTGGGCGCTGGGCGACCCCGGCTTTGTGCAAGAGTTGCAAAAAAACACGCCGCGTCGGGTGACCCGGGGGCAGGCGGGACGGCCGGCACTTCACAATAAATCTGAATGA